A region of the Ignavibacteria bacterium genome:
TCGGAAAGCGAAAAAATAATTATTGGAACTGATAGAAGAGATAACGTTTGTTACATTGGCATGAGTATGCCGAAAAAAAGTAATCTCAATGAGCTTAAGTTAGAAAACGTATCGGGTGAGTATTTGCTCAAACACTTCTCTAACGAAGAGATTGAAATATTATTGCAAGCAGATTCAGATATTTGTTTCGATCTGACAGATGTTAAAACCATTTACAACAAATACAAATCCACTCAGCAAAAATTTCTCGGCAGCTATACGCATAATCTTATAAATCATTTAACCGAAAACTACAAAAACATACTTCAATCTTGAAACGTATAGGAATTTTAGGCGGCTCATTTAATCCTGTTCACATGGGACATTTGATAATTGCCAATACAGTTTTAGAGAAACTGAATCTTGATAAAGTCCTTTTCATTCCCTGCTATTTGCCTGCTTTAAAATCTTCCAAAAACTTTGCTGAACCGAAAGATAGATTTAAAATGTTAAGTTTGGCGATTAAGTCAAATCCCAAATTTGAAGTATCAAAAATTGAAATAGCTCGGCGGGGAACTTCGTATACTATTGATACTTTGCGTGAATTAGAAAATGAGAATTCGAAATATTATTTTATTATTGGTGCAGACAATGTCAGAGACTTTTTTCGCTGGAAAGAGCCGAATGAAATTTTGAAACGCGCTGAACTTGTGGTAACAAATCGCGGCGGTTTTGAAACTGACATTCCAAAGAAACTTTTAGGCAAAAAAATTTTGCAGTGCCAAATTCCCAACATTGAAATTTCAAGTTCAGACATTCGGCAGAGAATTGCTTCTAAAAAGTCCATAAAGTATCTTGTCCAAAGGGAAATTGAAAATTTTATTATTAAAAATAAACTTTATACTAAGAGGAGAAATATTTGAAAATTTTAGTTACTGGCGGAGCTGGATTTATCGGCTCCAATGTTGCAGATTCTTTAATCGAAGCTGGGCATGAAGTTGTAATTTTAGATAATCTTTCTACTGGAAAAATTTCAAACGTAAATCGGAATGCAAAATTCATAAAAGGAAGCATTACGGATGACTTGGGTGGATTGTTCGGGGCAGAAAAGTTTGACATCGTTAATCATCATGCGGCTCAAATTGATGTGCGCAAATCAGTTTCCGATCCAATTTTCGATGCGAATATCAATATCCTCGGTAGTATTAATCTTCTCCAAAATTGCGTGAGGTATGGAGTGAAAAAATTTATGTTTGCCTCCACAGGTGGAGCTGTTTATGGTGAGCAAGATTATTTTCCAGCCGATGAACTTCACAATGCGCAGCCATGCTCTCCCTACGGCATTTCAAAACTCTCTGTGGAAAAATATTTATTCTTTTATAATCAAACTCACGGATTGAATTATACAATTCTCCGTTATGCGAATATTTATGGTCCGCGTCAAAATCCGCTCGGAGAAGCTGGCGTCATTTCAATCTTCTTGGATAAAATCTTGGCAAATCAGCAGCCAATTATTAACGGCGATGGCAAACAAACGAGAGATTATGTTTTTGTTAAAGACGTCGTAAAATCAAATCTTATGACTCTGGAGGATACTACCTCAGACATTTATAATGTTGGGACAGCAATTGAAACTGATGTAAATCAGTTGTTCAATTTAATAAATAATAATTTCAGCAATAAAGTTGAAGAAGTTCATGGCGATGCAAAAGCCGGCGAACAGCTGCGAAGTGTAATTACATCTGAGAAAATGTTCAAGAAATTTGGTTGGAAACCTTCCACTCAACTTTCAGGTGGAATTAAAGCTACTATAGAATTTTTTAAAAATACAAATCCGAATGCACTTTAACGGATTACTTGAAAAAATATTATCTGGGGAAAGAAGAGCGATTTCCCGCGCTTTATCGGAAGTAGAAAATTCTACTCCTACCGGTGAAAAGATTTTGGAAGGAATAGCATATAGAATCGGGCATTCCTACCGCATCGGAATAACCGGGCCGCCTGGGGCTGGAAAAAGTTCTTTAACGAACCAGTTAACAAAACTTTTAGTCGAAAAAGGATTTAAAGTTGGAATAGTGGCTGTTGATCCGACTTCTCCCTTCACGGGGGGTGCTTTGCTCGGCGACAGAGTCAGAATGAGTGAAATCGGTATAAATCAAAATGTTTTCATTCGCAGTATGGCATCTCGAGGAAGTCTTGGCGGTTTAAGTCAAAAAGCATCTGATGCAGGAGATATTTTTGATGCTGCTCAATTTGACTTTACGATTTTTGAAACCGTTGGAGTCGGACAATCTGAACTTGATGTTGCCAAATCTGTTGATACAACGATTGTAGTTCTTGTTCCTGAATCTGGTGATTCAATTCAAGCAATGAAAGCCGGTTTGATGGAAATCAGTGATGTATTTGTAATTAATAAATCTGATCGCGTTGGTGCAGATCAGGCCGTTACTGCGCTGCAGGTAATTCTGTCTATGAGAAATCATGATGAAAATACTTGGATCCCACCAATCGTAAAAACTGTTGCTTCCGAAAATAAAGGTATCGATTTATTAAATGAGCAAATTGTAAAACACAAAAAACATCTAACTGAAAAAAAATTGTTCGAATCAAGAAGACTTGAGAGATTAAAAAATAAAATTAAAGATCTCGTTGTTAGCAATTTACGGAAAGAATTCTGGAACGATGATCGAAAGTTAATCTTGGAATCGAAAGTTCAAAATGTATTAGAGGGGAAAGTATCTCCTGCAAAAGTCGTTAAAGATTTAATAGACGACTTTAAATCATCAGTAATTTATTAGAGGATAACATGTTTGAATTTAAACTAAATGAACAGCAGTTACTGATTCAACAAACCATCCGTGATTTTGCTGAAGCAGAAATTCGTCCGGTGGTAATGAAATTTGATGAGACTCAAGAATTTCCAATTGATATTTTCAAAAAGTTAGGTGAAATGGGTTTTCTGGGAATTCTTGTACCGGAGGAATATGGCGGAAGCGGATTCGGCTATACTGAATATGCCTTAATTGTTGAAGAGCTCGCAAAAGTTGATCCATCTGTCTCACTTTCTCTCGCTGCACATAATGGCTTATGCACTAATCATATTTTACTTTTCGGAAGTGAAACTCAAAAGAAAAAATATTTACCCGACCTCACCTCCGGTAGAAAAATTGGGACTTGGTGCTTAACTGAAGCAGTTTCCGGCAGTGATGCAAGCAGCTTATTAACATACGCAGAGAAGAAGGCAAATAAATTTATTCTTAATGGGAGTAAAACGTTCGCAACTCACGGCACTGTCGGTGAAATTGCAGTGATCATGGCAAAAACAGATAAGGAGAAACAGAAAAAAAATATATCTGCTTTTATCGCTGAGAAAGATTATCCAGGATACCTAATTGGGAAAAAAGAAAATAAACTTGGATGCCGTGCAAGTGATACCAGTCAACTAACTTTTGAAAATCTAGAAGTTCCATTCGAAAACTTACTAGGTGAAGAAGGCGAAGGATTTCATAATGCAATGAAAGTTCTTGAAGGCGGAAGAATTTCTATTGCCGCGATGGCGCTTGGTCTTGCACAAGGCGCATACGAAGCAACTGTCAAATACGCAAAGGAGAGATTTCAATTCAAAAAGCCGCTGGCAGATTTTCAGGCGATACAATTCAAATTAGCAGATATGAAAACCGCAATTGAAGCTTCTAGATTATTAGTATTTCGAGCTGCGTGGATGAAAGATAACGGTCAGTCGATCAATTTACCTGCCTCTCAAGCAAAGTTATTTGCAAGTGAAGCAGCGGTGAAAATAACCGAACAAGCGATTCAAATTCATGGCGGTTATGGTTTTACCAAAGATTTTCCAGTTGAAAAATATTACCGCGATGTTAAATTGACTACAATCGGTGAAGGAACATCCGAAATTCAAAGGATTGTTATTTCCAGAAGCATCTTGGAAACTTTATGAAAAAATTAAAAAAAATTCAAAAAGATGTATCTTTTTTTCAAAGGGAAGATCATCATAAGAACCTACTAAGAATTATTCATTCGAAAGAAGAAAAAATAAAACTTGGCGGTGGAAAATCAGCATTAGAATCCCACCTGAAAAAAGGGAAAATGTTTGTCAGAGATCGGATTAATAAACTAATTGATCCAGGTACAAAATTTTTCGAAATAGGAATTTTTACCGGTCATGAAATGTATGATGATTATATCCCTGCTGCTGGAACTGTTGTCGGAATTGGAAAAGTTTCCAGGAAGCTTTGTGTGATTGTGGCAAACGATGCCACCGTAAAAGCCGGAGCGTGGTTTCCAATTACATGTAAGAAAAATCTCCGAGCTCAAGAAATATCGATCGAAAACAAACTTCCAATTATATATCTCGTTGACAGCGCCGGAGTTTTTCTACCTATGCAGGAAGAAATATTCCCTGACAAAGAACATTTTGGAAGAATTTTTAGAAACAATGCCGTAATGTCTGCGATGGGAATTCCTCAGATCTCTGCTATTATGGGTCCATGTGTTGCCGGTGGAGCTTATTTACCAATTATGAGCGATGAAGCTTTAATCGTTGAAGGAACAGGAAGCGTTTTTTTGGCTGGCAGCCATCTGGTAAAAGCAGCCATCGGAGAAAATATAGATAATGAACAACTCGGCGGTGCTGATGTTCACTGCAGTATCAGCGGTGTCACTGATTACAAAGTAAAGAATGATGAAGAATGCATTAACCAAATCAGAGGATTGATTGACAAAATTTCAGGACAAAAATTTGAAGGCTTCGATCGAGTTGAATCTAAACCGCCGATTAATTTGCCGAGTGACGTGCTTGGAATTTTTCCTGCAGACACTACAAGTCCTTATGACATGTACGATGTATTAAGCTGCATCGTTGACGATGGCGACATTGATGAGTACAAAGAAAATTATGGTA
Encoded here:
- a CDS encoding nicotinate-nucleotide adenylyltransferase, which codes for MKRIGILGGSFNPVHMGHLIIANTVLEKLNLDKVLFIPCYLPALKSSKNFAEPKDRFKMLSLAIKSNPKFEVSKIEIARRGTSYTIDTLRELENENSKYYFIIGADNVRDFFRWKEPNEILKRAELVVTNRGGFETDIPKKLLGKKILQCQIPNIEISSSDIRQRIASKKSIKYLVQREIENFIIKNKLYTKRRNI
- a CDS encoding NAD-dependent epimerase/dehydratase family protein, whose protein sequence is MKILVTGGAGFIGSNVADSLIEAGHEVVILDNLSTGKISNVNRNAKFIKGSITDDLGGLFGAEKFDIVNHHAAQIDVRKSVSDPIFDANINILGSINLLQNCVRYGVKKFMFASTGGAVYGEQDYFPADELHNAQPCSPYGISKLSVEKYLFFYNQTHGLNYTILRYANIYGPRQNPLGEAGVISIFLDKILANQQPIINGDGKQTRDYVFVKDVVKSNLMTLEDTTSDIYNVGTAIETDVNQLFNLINNNFSNKVEEVHGDAKAGEQLRSVITSEKMFKKFGWKPSTQLSGGIKATIEFFKNTNPNAL
- the meaB gene encoding methylmalonyl Co-A mutase-associated GTPase MeaB, whose protein sequence is MHFNGLLEKILSGERRAISRALSEVENSTPTGEKILEGIAYRIGHSYRIGITGPPGAGKSSLTNQLTKLLVEKGFKVGIVAVDPTSPFTGGALLGDRVRMSEIGINQNVFIRSMASRGSLGGLSQKASDAGDIFDAAQFDFTIFETVGVGQSELDVAKSVDTTIVVLVPESGDSIQAMKAGLMEISDVFVINKSDRVGADQAVTALQVILSMRNHDENTWIPPIVKTVASENKGIDLLNEQIVKHKKHLTEKKLFESRRLERLKNKIKDLVVSNLRKEFWNDDRKLILESKVQNVLEGKVSPAKVVKDLIDDFKSSVIY
- a CDS encoding acyl-CoA dehydrogenase — translated: MFEFKLNEQQLLIQQTIRDFAEAEIRPVVMKFDETQEFPIDIFKKLGEMGFLGILVPEEYGGSGFGYTEYALIVEELAKVDPSVSLSLAAHNGLCTNHILLFGSETQKKKYLPDLTSGRKIGTWCLTEAVSGSDASSLLTYAEKKANKFILNGSKTFATHGTVGEIAVIMAKTDKEKQKKNISAFIAEKDYPGYLIGKKENKLGCRASDTSQLTFENLEVPFENLLGEEGEGFHNAMKVLEGGRISIAAMALGLAQGAYEATVKYAKERFQFKKPLADFQAIQFKLADMKTAIEASRLLVFRAAWMKDNGQSINLPASQAKLFASEAAVKITEQAIQIHGGYGFTKDFPVEKYYRDVKLTTIGEGTSEIQRIVISRSILETL
- a CDS encoding acyl-CoA carboxylase subunit beta, with the protein product MKKLKKIQKDVSFFQREDHHKNLLRIIHSKEEKIKLGGGKSALESHLKKGKMFVRDRINKLIDPGTKFFEIGIFTGHEMYDDYIPAAGTVVGIGKVSRKLCVIVANDATVKAGAWFPITCKKNLRAQEISIENKLPIIYLVDSAGVFLPMQEEIFPDKEHFGRIFRNNAVMSAMGIPQISAIMGPCVAGGAYLPIMSDEALIVEGTGSVFLAGSHLVKAAIGENIDNEQLGGADVHCSISGVTDYKVKNDEECINQIRGLIDKISGQKFEGFDRVESKPPINLPSDVLGIFPADTTSPYDMYDVLSCIVDDGDIDEYKENYGKTLITCYARIDGWAVGIVANQRLPVKSKSGEIQIGGVIYSDSADKATRFIMNCNQKKVPLIFFQDVTGFMVGSRAEHGGIIKDGAKLVNAVANCIVPKFTFIVGNSYGAGNYGMCGKAYDPRLIFSFPNSLIAVMGGAQASNTLLNIRVNQLAKEGKKISEDEKQKLLNEIQTQYGEHSQPIYAASRLWVDGIVNPSEVREIVSLGIETANHSPITRPFITGVIQT